The genomic region ATTTTTATTTAAGTTATATTTTTTTTATTAAATTAGTTTTAAACACGGTGGGTAAAACCACTAAAATCATTGATATAAAGGCATTTAAACACGGAGAATCTTTAAAATTAATTACTATTTTTAAAATAAATATATATATCAATATAATTAATAGATAATATTTTTATAAAAAAAAGACTATGGCATTAACCATAGTCTTTTAACATTGCACGGCGACTTCCTACCCTTGCAAGAGGCGTTCCTCTAACTACTATCGGCGTTTTGAAGCTTAACTTCTGTGTTCGGAATGGAAACAGGTGTATCCTTCAAGCCATCATCACCGCACTTTGTGCTTTTGAGAAAACCTTGTTCTCTCAAAACTAGCTAATAATTTATTCTTTTGACCTTCACCGCTTTTTTAACCTTTGGTTAAGTCCTCGACCGATTAGTAATGGTCCGCTCCATGCATCGCTGCACTTCCACTTCCATCCTATCTACCTGATCATCTCTCAGGGGTCTTACTTCCTTACGGAATGGGAAATCCGATCTTGAGGTGAGTTTCGCACTTAGATGCTTTCAGCGTTTATCTCATCCATACATAGCTACCCAGCGATGCCTTTGGCAAGACAACTGGTACACCAGCGGTATGTCCATCCCGGTCCTCTCGTACTAAGGACAGATCCTCTCAAATTTCCTACGCCCGCGACGGATAGGGACCGAACTGTCTCACGACGTTCTGAACCCAGCTCGCGTACCGCTTTAATGGGCGAACAGCCCAACCCTTGGGACCGACTACAGCCCCAGGATGCGATGAGCCGACATCGAGGTGCCAAACCTCCCCGTCGATGTGGACTCTTGGGGGAGATAAGCCTGTTATCCCCAGGGTAGCTTTTATCCGTTGAGCGATGGCCCTTCCATACGGAACCACCGGATCACTAAGCCCGACTTTCGTCCCTGCTCGACTTGTAGGTCTCGCAGTCAAGCTCCCTTCTGCCTTTACACTCTGCGAATGATTTCCAACCATTCTGAGGGAACCTTTGGGCGCCTCCGTTACCTTTTAGGAGGCGACCGCCCCAGTCAAACTGCCCACCTGACACTGTCTCCCGCCGTGATTGCCGGCGTGGGTTAGAGTGTTCATACAACTAGGGTAGTATCCCACCAACGCCTCCAGCGAAACTAGCGTTCCGCCTTCAATGGCTCCTACCTATCCTGTACAAGTTATACAAACACCCAATATCAAGCTACAGTAAAGCTCCATGGGGTCTTTCCGTCCTGTCGCGGGTAACCCGCATCTTCACGGGTATTATAATTTCACCGAGTCTCTCGTTGAGACAGTGCCCAGATCGTTACGCCTTTCGTGCGGGTCGGAACTTACCCGACAAGGAATTTCGCTACCTTAGGACCGTTATAGTTACGGCCGCCGTTTACTGGGGCTTCAATTCAAAGCTTCGCCGAAGCTAACTTTTCCTCTTAACCTTCCAGCACCGGGCAGGCGTCAGCCCCTATACTTCATCTTACGATTTTGCAGAAACCTGTGTTTTTGATAAACAGTCGCCTGGGCCTTTTCACTGCGGCTGACCCGGAGGTCAGCACCCCTTCTCCCGAAGTTACGGGGTCATTTTGCCGAGTTCCTTAACGAGAGTTCTCTCGCTCACCTTAGGATACTCTCCTCGACTACCTGTGTCGGTTTGCGGTACGGGTATTAATTTTCTCACTAGAAGCTTTTCTTGGCAGTGTGACGTCGATCACTTCACTACTTTAATTTCGTTCCCCATCGTAACTTGTCGTTGTGTATTCAAGCATTTGACTCTCATACCGACTTATTACTTGGACGCACATTTCCGTTCGTGCGCATCTCTAGCCTCCTGCGTCCCTCCATCGTTCAAACAAAAATTAATAGTACAGGAATCTCAACCTGTTATCCATCGCTTACGCCTCTCGGCCTCAGCTTAGGTCCCGACTAACCCTGGGCGGACGAGCCTTCCCCAGGAAACCTTAGTCATTCGGTGGATTAGATTCTCACTAATCTTTCGCTACTCATACCGGCATTCTCACTTCTAAGCGCTCCACCAGTCCTTACGGTCTGACTTCGTTGCCCTTAGAACGCTCTCCTACCATGCACTACGTGCATCCACGATTTCGGTAATGTGTTTAGCCCCGTTACATTTTCGGCGCAGGATCACTCGACTAGTGAGCTATTACGCACTCTTTGAATGGTGGCTGCTTCTGAGCCAACATCCTAGTTGTCTATGCAATCCCACATCCTTTTCCACTTAACACATATTTAGGGACCTTAATCGGTGGTCTGGGCTGTTTCCCTTTCGACTACGGATCTTATCACTCGCAGTCTGACTCCCGGATATAGATCTGTGGCATTCGGAGTTTATCTGAATTCAGTAACTCTTGATGAGCCCCTAGTCCAAACAGTGCTCTACCTCCACGATCCTCAACTCCGAGGCTAGCCCTAAAGCTATTTCGGAGAGAACCAGCTATCTCCAAGTTCGTTTGGAATTTCACCGCTACCCACACCTCATCCTAGCATTTTTCAACATACACAGGTTCGGTCCTCCAGTGCGTTTTACCGCACCTTCAACCTGGACATGGGTAGGTCACCTGGTTTCGGGTCTACACCTACATACTCTTGCGCCCTATTCAGACTCGCTTTCGCTGCGGCTCCGACTTTGCGGTCTTAACCTCGCATGCAAGCGTAACTCGCCGGTTCATTCTACAAAAGGCACGCCATCACTCGTTAATGAGCTTTGACTACTTGTAGGCACATGGTTTCAGGAACTATTTCACTCCCCTCCCGGGGTGCTTTTCACCTTTCCCTCACGGTACTGGTTCACTATCGGTCACTAGGTAGTATTTAGCCTTGGGAGATGGTCCTCCCGGATTCCGACGGAGTTTCACGTGTTCCGCCGTACTCAGGATCCTGAACTGAGGAAACAACGTTTCGTTTACAGGACTATCACCTTCTCTGGTTGATCTTCCCAGATCATTCAACTACGTTATTTCTTGGTAACTCGGATGTTCAGTCCTACAACCCCAAAAAGCAAGCTTCTTGGTTTGGGCTGTTCCCGTTTCGCTCGCCGCTACTCAGGGAATCGAATTTCTTTCTCTTCCTGCGGGTACTTAGATGTTTCAGTTCCCCGCGTCTTCCTTCAACTAAGCTATGAATTCACTTAGTGATGAAACCTAACGGTTTCGGGTTTCCCCATTCGGAAATCTCCGGATCATTGCTTACTTACAGCTAACCGAAGCATATCGCAGTTAGTCACGTCCTTCATCGGCTCCTAGTGCCAAGGCATCCACCATGCGCCCTTAATAACTTAACCTGAACTGATTTGATCAGTTGGTTTATGAGTTTAGCGAATTAAGAACTTTGATTCTTGTTAAAACTCTTAAAAACGCGGTGTTCTCGGTTTATTAAGAAATAAATTATTATCTAGTTTTCAAAGAACAAGCTTGAGAGTAGATCTCTCAAAACTGAATAAGTTTCGACAATGTGCAGCTTCCGTATTTTTCCTTAGAAAGGAGGTGATCCAGCCGCAGGTTCTCCTACGGCTACCTTGTTACGACTTCACCCCAATCATCTGTCCCACCTTAGACGGCTAGCTCCATAAAGGTTACCCCACCGGCTTTGGGTGTTACAAACTCTCATGGTGTGACGGGCGGTGTGTACAAGGCCCGGGAACGTATTCACCGCGGCATGCTGATCCGCGATTACTAGCGATTCCGACTTCATGCAGGCGAGTTGCAGCCTGCAATCCGAACTGAGAACGACTTTAAGAGATTAGCTTGACCTCGCGATTTCGCGACTCGTTGTATCGTCCATTGTAGCACGTGTGTAGCCCAGGTCATAAGGGGCATGATGACTTGACGTCATCCCCACCTTCCTCCGGTTTGTCACCGGCAGTCTCGCCAGAGTGCCCAACTGAATGATGGCAACTGACAACAAGGGTTGCGCTCGTTGCGGGACTTAACCCAACATCTCACGACACGAGCTGACGACAGCCATGCACCACCTGTCATTTTGTCCCCGAAGGGAAAACCTGATCTCTCAGGTGGTCAAAAGATGTCAAGACCTGGTAAGGTTCTTCGCGTTGCTTCGAATTAAACCACATGCTCCACCGCTTGTGCGGGCCCCCGTCAATTCCTTTGAGTTTCAACCTTGCGGTCGTACTCCCCAGGCGGAATGCTTATTGCGTTAGCTGCGGCACTGAAGGGCGGAAACCCTCCAACACCTAGCATTCATCGTTTACGGCGTGGACTACCAGGGTATCTAATCCTGTTCGCTACCCACGCTTTCGAACCTCAGCGTCAGTTACAGACCAGAGAGCCGCTTTCGCCACTGGTGTTCTTCCATATATCTACGCATTTCACCGCTACACATGGAGTTCCACTCTCCTCTTCTGCACTCAAGTCTTCCAGTTTCCAATGCACATCTCCGGTTAAGCCGAAGGCTTTCACATCAGACTTAAAAGACCGCCTGCGTTCCCTTTACGCCCAATAAATCCGGACAACGCTTGCCACCTACGTATTACCGCGGCTGCTGGCACGTAGTTAGCCGTGACTTGCTGGTTAGATACCGTCAACGCATGAACAGTTACTCTCACACGTGTTCTTCTCTAACAACAGAACTTTACGATCCGAAGACCTTCTTCATTCACGCGGCGTTGCTCCATCAGGCTTGCGCCCATTGTGGAAGATTCCCTACTGCTGCCTCCCGTAGGAGTATGGGCCGTGTCTCAGTCCCATTGTGGCCGATCAACCTCTCAGTTCGGCTACGTATCATCACCTTGGTGAGCCTTTACCTCACCAACTAGTTAATACGCCGCGGGTCCATCCAAAAGCGATAGCAGAACCATCTTTCACATCACAAGCATGCGCTTGTCATGGTTATACGGTATTAGCACTTGTTTCCAAATGTTATCCCCTTCTTTTGGGCAGGTTACCCACGTGTTACTCACCCGTCCGCCACTCGAAATTCTTACGGTGGATGCAAGCATCCGGTGTAAGATTTTCTCGTTCGACTTGCATGTATTAGGCACGCCGCCAGCGTTCGTCCTGAGCCAGGATCAAACTCTCATTTTAAAAGTTTTGTGACTCATAAATTTTACTAGCGAATTGACTTCGCAAATGTTTTTGCATTCATTTTCATGAATTGCCCTGCACATTTGTTCATCGAAACATATTCAGTTTTCAAAGATCTACATCTGTTTGTTATCTTATCGACAACTCTTAAAATTATACTCGTTTAAAATCAAATGTCAACAACTAATTTCAAACTTTTTAAAATTAAGTTTTAACTTTTTTGTTATCTCCTGACAACGATATTTATTCTATCAGCTATAAACCCTATCGTCAAGCCTATTTTTAAAATAAATTTGATGAATTTATTTTAGCCTAACAATTATTTTGGTTATCGAATTTTATTTCGGATTTAATCTCTTCTTAAGTTTTTTCAAGCAAATATCGATAACAAAAATATAAAATCACGAATATTATTTTATAAAAAAATTCTAGGATTGAAATCCTAGAATTTAAATCTTACTTATTAGCTTTTATCGCACGTTTAATATTACGTTTAAGTACTTGAAAAAACGTTAAAGAGCGGACAATATTACTTGCACCAATATGATTTCGACATGCACGTAATACTTTCTTTGGTTCTTTAGAAGAAAAAATATACATTTTACCGTCTACTGTTTGTACTGCATATCGCGGAATACACTTTCCTTTGAAATAAAGTGATGCAATAATTTTACTTACCTTATTCCATGGGATCTGCAAATAATGATTAACGTTATCGCCATAAAACTCGAAAGCTTTATCACCTACCATTAATTTCCCATATGTACTTAAACCATGATGGTAAACTGCCTTTTCAACAACATCAGCCTTTGAATTTAATGATTGAACCATTTCTATCCTCTCCATACTTTTTCTTCTATAATAGTCCGATTAAGTGTCCTAAAATACCTGCAGCAAAGATTCCAATAATTATCCAAATTGGAGATACTTTCTTCTTTAGTAACCACATGCAAAGGAATGTTAAAAGTAATCCTGCTAAACCTGGAATCAATTGATCTAATACATTTTGCATTGTTGTAACTTTAACAGATGATAATGCTTGCCCATTCCCATTGTTATATAATTCCAATGCTTTTTGAATTCCTTTATGACCACTTGGTAATGAACTCCAATCAATATAAGCATCTTTTTGCAATTTAACTTTTGAAACAATTGGTTTGAAATCAATCTTGACCCAACGTTCAATTAATGATCCCAAAACAAACATACCTAACATTGATGCACCACGAGTTACATCTTGCATCATTGTTCCTGATAAGTCATCTGTAATTGCAGATCCAGCTTTGTACCCAAATTCTTGAGTGTACCACATGAATCCCCAACGGAATAAATTCCAAACTACAAAGAACATAATAGGCCCTAAAATGTTCCCACTCATTGCTAATGAAGCACATAAAGCACCTAAAATAGGACGAACTGTAAACCAAAATACTGGATCACCAACACCAGCTAAAGGTCCCATCATACCTACCTTAACACCATTAATAGCTTCATCATCTACCGCACCACCATTCGCACGTTCTTCTTCTAAGGCTAATGTAACACCAAAAATTGGCGATGCCATAAATGGTGTTGTATTAAAGAACTCCATATGACGTTTTAATGCAGCTTGACGGTCTTCTTTCGTTTTATAAAGCTTTTTAATGGCTGGAATCATTGAAAAAGCAAAACCACCATTTTGCATTCGTTCATAGTTCCATGAACCTTGTAAAAATTGTGAACGAGCTGCAACTTTAAACCGTGTCTTCTTATCAAGTTTGATTCTATCTTCTTTAGTCATTCCATACCCATCCTTTCTTTTAGTAATCATCTAATATATCGCCAAGTGGATCACCGGTATTACTATCTGATGAACCGCCGCCACCATTACCATTTTTCTTATCAAGATTTAAGTACATTAATGTAATTGCAACTGCTAATGCACCAATAGCTAATAATGTTAAGTTAGTTAATGCAGCAATTACAAAACCAATAATGAAGAATGGCCATGTTTCTTTTGTTGCCATCATGTTAATAACCATTGCATAACCTACAGCAACAACCATTCCACCACCAATTGTCATACCATTTGACAACCATTCTGGAATAGCATTTAACATACTTTGAACTGTATGTGTTGGAATAACTAATAACAAGCCACATGGAATTGCTACACGTAAACCTTGTAAAACAATCGCAATGATTTGCCACATGTTCATTTTCTTAAAGCTAACTTCTTCAGCAGCCTTATCCATAGCATGACTGATACCAACACAGATAGTCCGCACAATCATATTTAGAACTAAACCAGCAACAGCAAAAGGTACAGCCATTGCTACCGCTGTCATAACTCCTTTTACACCTAGATTTCCCATTGCTAATACAATTGCAGATGCAGTTGATGCAAAGGCAATATCTGGTGCTACCGCAGCTCCAATATTAGCCCAACCTAATACAATCATTTGTAAAGTACCACCAAGAATAATTCCTGCTGTTAAATTTCCTGTTACTAAACCAATCAACGTACATGTTACTAATGGTTGATAAAATTCAAATTCATCTAAAATGCCATCCATACCTGCAAAGAAGGCAATTATAACTACCAAGATCGCTTGAATAATAGACATGTGATTTCCTCCTAACTATTCTTCTTTTCAGCTAGCTCTTTGCGTGCTTTATTGACAAGTTCCATCATATCTTCAGGTGTATCATTTGGAACTTTACGTACATCAAATTTAATTCCCATTTCATGTAACTTGTCATATGTTTTTACATCTTCTTCGTTTAACGAAAGCACCTTATTTACAGCAACTTTTCCTTCTGAATGGGCCATTGATCCAATATTTAACGTTTTAATATCAACGCCACCTTCAATTGCCTTTAATGCATCTTCTGGAGTTTCAAATAAAACCAATGCTTTTGTTGCTCCAAATCTTGGATCTTTAGCAACTTGAATCATTTTTTTAATAGGCACAACATTAGCTTTAACTCCAGGAGGCGCTGCCTGAATAATCATGCTTTTACGTAACTTATCTTTTGCTACATTATCAGATACAACGATAATACGATCAGGTCTGACTGATTTTGTCCATGCCGTGGCAACTTGACCATGTAATAAACGACTATCAATCCGAGCTAATCCATATTTAATGTGTCCATCACCTAAAACTGTTCCCTCTGGAATAGCTCCTGTTGGTTGTGAACCCTTTTCCTCAGTTTTAGCTGCTTTTTGAGGTTGCAAACTTTCTGGAAGCACCTTTATTCCATCTTTACCAGCATTAATTATCTGCTTAGCTATCTCACGTGCAGTAATTCCATCTTGTAGCCTTGCACCATATGCTTCAATTAACATTGGTAAATTCATTCCAGTAACAATTGCCCATGTATCCTTATGTTCTTCAAATAAATTACTTGCTTGATTAAATGGAGTACCACTCCATAAATCAATCAGAAATAACACTTGTTCTGGATCATCAAAAGATGCTACCGCATCTTCCATTTTCTTGCGAATGTCATCTGGGCCTTCATTAGGTTTTAAAATACAAGCTTTAACATTATCTTGTTTACCGAAAATCATTTCCCCTGATTGGTAAATTCCTTCAGCAAAGCCACCATGACTAGCGAGAATAATTCCTACCATAATGCCTTTCCTCCTTAAAATTATTAAAGTTTACAAAATAAATTAACTAATCATCTGAAACTAGATGTTTATCTTTCAAAATCTTCCAAAAATCTTTTTTAGGATTGCTTGAAACCTTTTGAACTTCTAAGTCTATCCCTTGATTATGTATCTGAGTAAACACTTCTATATCTTGCTTACTAACAGAAACTGCATCACTCACCATCTGCTTTGAACTAGTAAAACTTAATGAACCAATGTTTATTTTATTTACATTGATTCCTCCTAAAACTAGTCTTAAAGCATCTTGTGGATTTTCAACCAAGATCAATACTTTCATGCCGTCAAAGCGGCTATCATGATTGACCCTTATTAATCTTTCAACAGGAACAATATTGGTTTTCAATCCAGGTGGTGAGGCTTGTTTAATCAAAGTTTTACGAATTGCATCCGTTGCCACTTGATCTGAAACAACAATTATTCGGTCTATTTTTAAAATTCGTACCCAATTAGTTGCTACTTG from Ligilactobacillus cholophilus harbors:
- a CDS encoding PTS system mannose/fructose/sorbose family transporter subunit IID; its protein translation is MTKEDRIKLDKKTRFKVAARSQFLQGSWNYERMQNGGFAFSMIPAIKKLYKTKEDRQAALKRHMEFFNTTPFMASPIFGVTLALEEERANGGAVDDEAINGVKVGMMGPLAGVGDPVFWFTVRPILGALCASLAMSGNILGPIMFFVVWNLFRWGFMWYTQEFGYKAGSAITDDLSGTMMQDVTRGASMLGMFVLGSLIERWVKIDFKPIVSKVKLQKDAYIDWSSLPSGHKGIQKALELYNNGNGQALSSVKVTTMQNVLDQLIPGLAGLLLTFLCMWLLKKKVSPIWIIIGIFAAGILGHLIGLL
- a CDS encoding PTS system mannose/fructose/N-acetylgalactosamine-transporter subunit IIB gives rise to the protein MLQVQLLRIDSRLLHGQVATNWVRILKIDRIIVVSDQVATDAIRKTLIKQASPPGLKTNIVPVERLIRVNHDSRFDGMKVLILVENPQDALRLVLGGINVNKINIGSLSFTSSKQMVSDAVSVSKQDIEVFTQIHNQGIDLEVQKVSSNPKKDFWKILKDKHLVSDD
- a CDS encoding PTS sugar transporter subunit IIB, translated to MVGIILASHGGFAEGIYQSGEMIFGKQDNVKACILKPNEGPDDIRKKMEDAVASFDDPEQVLFLIDLWSGTPFNQASNLFEEHKDTWAIVTGMNLPMLIEAYGARLQDGITAREIAKQIINAGKDGIKVLPESLQPQKAAKTEEKGSQPTGAIPEGTVLGDGHIKYGLARIDSRLLHGQVATAWTKSVRPDRIIVVSDNVAKDKLRKSMIIQAAPPGVKANVVPIKKMIQVAKDPRFGATKALVLFETPEDALKAIEGGVDIKTLNIGSMAHSEGKVAVNKVLSLNEEDVKTYDKLHEMGIKFDVRKVPNDTPEDMMELVNKARKELAEKKNS
- a CDS encoding PTS mannose/fructose/sorbose transporter subunit IIC codes for the protein MSIIQAILVVIIAFFAGMDGILDEFEFYQPLVTCTLIGLVTGNLTAGIILGGTLQMIVLGWANIGAAVAPDIAFASTASAIVLAMGNLGVKGVMTAVAMAVPFAVAGLVLNMIVRTICVGISHAMDKAAEEVSFKKMNMWQIIAIVLQGLRVAIPCGLLLVIPTHTVQSMLNAIPEWLSNGMTIGGGMVVAVGYAMVINMMATKETWPFFIIGFVIAALTNLTLLAIGALAVAITLMYLNLDKKNGNGGGGSSDSNTGDPLGDILDDY
- a CDS encoding DUF956 family protein; the protein is MVQSLNSKADVVEKAVYHHGLSTYGKLMVGDKAFEFYGDNVNHYLQIPWNKVSKIIASLYFKGKCIPRYAVQTVDGKMYIFSSKEPKKVLRACRNHIGASNIVRSLTFFQVLKRNIKRAIKANK